The following are from one region of the Brienomyrus brachyistius isolate T26 chromosome 4, BBRACH_0.4, whole genome shotgun sequence genome:
- the LOC125740079 gene encoding protein sel-1 homolog 3 isoform X5, with product MTGVRLVSGEARSFRSYTALPLRVWHRLDVFMDGSKVMLKVTSHATAGAGKPYTYNFQADIRYDDTAGYFMIGGGKFMPGIKGYIGPITYHRLGGHEVWNPLSPELTALGLDQTHRVCEEVMGVILGFAQALRDTEDAQHSCRSYYMGLKQKFEHLSCRAPPLSADHRHHIVLQLLKALGRNYISGSGSETVYMRLGRWSYELAKRKLARARPGSGPVSSAVRLLQVSSCCGNSQASLLLAAVYLGSLGVREDPVKGHVYSLVGAQADGRLALMHLGYKHTQGIDGFPQDYSMAYCYYSNVGRQTCADRWTVPMTQQYTTELILLTDDEALKSQMDEDDDIFQYFKFQAERGDLEAQKTLARMLLWGEQGVSKDTEGALRWYAESAMRMTDPQAMYDYSILLLKGHGKKKNRTLGLHFLEKAASMGFPEAINGMGWYYSVFMADSSTGLRYFEKAAQTGNKDAIYNLGLLYMSGKHPKKPGKNQTAAFQHFLKASGKGHLEAGIEVAWYYATGVLPAVGRDPERAVLLLKEICEQNGYLGSILRKGLNAYLRGSRVDSLLSYLLAAETGVGVAQNNAAHLCEVLIDLGQAYGCEWRYYNQSTFNYHPHPAGLLKMGDFYYEGQNNQSQDIRLSVLMYASAALAGSPQGIFNLAAMIEMGHDIPEKILEQLKVSKQDRLDRSAVLEKLYQSCRQYENQEDVTPCSLALLRVRLSRAWRTFTSGPLRYFWACLIGSGAVLLSIIILSPIRRGVMAAQSERRGAAAAPGGQGATTASGLGWQNLQQLSDWAWCVLGGCLCVVGSVLLAQIL from the exons GTGATGCTGAAAGTGACGTCCCACGCGACGGCCGGCGCAGGAAAGCCGTACACCTACAA TTTCCAGGCTGATATCCGCTACGACGACACTGCTGGCTACTTCATGATTGGCGGTGGCAAATTTATGCCCGGCATCAAGGGCTACATTGGACCAATCACATACCACCGCCTGGGTGGACATGAG GTTTGGAACCCTCTGTCTCCAGAGCTGACTGCGTTGGGTCTAGACCAGACACATCGGGTGTGTGAGGAGGTGATGGGAGTCATCTTGGGGTTTGCCCAGGCTCTGAGAGACACTGAGGATGCCCAGC ATTCCTGCAGGTCATACTACATGGGTCTCAAGCAGAAGTTTGAGCATCTGAGCTGTAGAGCTCCGCCTCTTAGTGCCGACCACCGCCATCACATTGTCCTGCAGCTTCTCAAGGCTCTGGGACGAAACTACATCTCAG GTTCCGGGAGTGAGACCGTGTATATGCGTCTTGGGAGGTGGTCTTATGAGCTTGCTAAGAGGAAGCTGGCCCGTGCCCGTCCCGGTTCTGGCCCAGTGTCCTCTGCGGTACGGCTCCTGCAGGTGTCCAGCTGCTGTGGAAACTCACAAGCGTCCCTGCTGCTGGCGGCTGTTTACCTGGGCAGCCTTGGGGTGCGTGAGGACCCCGTAAAG GGTCATGTCTACAGTCTGGTTGGCGCTCAGGCAGACGGCCGACTCGCTCTCATGCACCTGGGCTACAAGCACACTCAGGGAATTGATGGCTTTCCTCAGGATTACAGCATGGCCTACTGTTACTACAGTAACGTTGGTAGGCAGACCTGCGCCGATCGCTGGACAGTGCCGATGACTCAA cAATACACCACAGAGCTGATCCTCCTCACTGATGACGAGGCCTTGAAGTCTCAAATGGATGAGGATGACGACATCTTCCAGTATTTCAAATTCCAGGCCGAAAGGGGAGACCTGGAGGCTCAG AAAACATTAGCCAGGATGCTGCTCTGGGGAGAGCAAGGGGTGTCCAAAGACACAGAGGGTGCTCTTCGGTGGTACGCTGAGAGCGCCATGAGGATGACCGACCCACAGGCTATGTACGACTACTCCATTTTACTCCTGAAG GGTCATGGCAAGAAGAAGAACAGGACATTAGGCCTTCATTTTCTGGAGAAAGCTGCATCAATG GGTTTCCCAGAAGCCATCAACGGCATGGGATGGTATTACAGCGTCTTCATGGCCGACTCCAGCACAGGACTGAGGTACTTTGAAAAGGCCGCACAGACAGGCAACAAGGACGCCATCTACAACCTCGGCTTGCTGTACATGAGCGGCAAACACCCAaaaaagccagggaagaaccag ACTGCGGCCTTTCAGCACTTCCTGAAAGCTTCCGGCAAGGGGCATTTGGAAGCGGGCATTGAGGTCGCCTGGTACTACGCCACAGGGGTCCTGCCTGCGGTTGGGCGAGACCCTGAGAGAGCTGTCCT CCTGCTGAAGGAGATCTGTGAGCAGAACGGATACCTGGGGTCCATCCTAAGGAAGGGACTCAATGCCTACCTGAGGGGGTCCCG AGTGGACTCGCTGCTGAGTTACCTTCTCGCGGCGGAGACGGGAGTGGGCGTGGCCCAGAACAACGCGGCACACCTGTGTGAGGTGCTGATC GACCTGGGACAGGCTTATGGCTGTGAATGGCGGTACTACAACCAATCTACCTTTAATTACCACCCCCATCCCGCGG GGCTCCTGAAGATGGGGGACTTTTATTATGAAGGTCAGAATAACCAGAGCCAGGACATCAGGTTATCCGTCTTGATGTATGCCAGCGCCGCCTTGGCTGGCAGCCCCCAG GGAATATTTAACCTGGCAGCGATGATTGAAATGGGGCATGACATTCCGGAGAAGATTCTAGAGCAGTTAAAGGTCAGCAAGCAGGATCGGCTGGATAGGAGCGCCGTATTGGAGAAACTCTATCAGAG CTGCAGACAATATGAAAACCAGGAAGATGTGACACCGTGCTCGCTAGCTCTCCTCAGAGTTCGGCTGTCGAGGGCCTGGAGGACGTTCACTTCTGGACCTCTGCGATACTTTTGG GCCTGCCTTATTGGCAGTGGTGCAGTCCTCCTTTCCATCATAATACTAAGCCCCATCCGCAGAGGAGTAATGG CAGCGCAAAGTGAACGCAGAGGAGCCGCCGCTGCTCCTGGTGGCCAGGGGGCTACGACCGCCTCGGGCCTGGGCTGGCAGAACCTGCAGCAGCTCAGTGACTGGGCCTGGTGCGTGCTGGGGGGCTGCCTGTGTGTGGTTGGCTCGGTGCTGCTCGCACAGATATTATAA